A window of Chrysiogenia bacterium genomic DNA:
ATGTAAATTCTGCGGTCCATCTCGGGTCATTTCGGTCCATCGTGGGCCATCATGGGTCACGCCCCTTGCGTGAGTTTCTTTCTTTCCCATACTGAAAACAGAGGGTCTGACGGCCGCGACAATCCCTGCTCCCCTCTCGGGGGAGCTGTCGCCGAAGGTGACTGAGGGGGTTGCCGGGGCGGCGTTTCGGCTCTGCGGCGTGGCGACTTGCGGCACCCCCTCAGTCCGGGCATTTGCCCGGACAGCTCCCCCCGAAAGGGGAGCAGGAAGAAGTGGCGCGCTTGCCCCCGTCTGCGCGAAAGCCCTTCGACGGGTTCGACAGGCTCACCGCAGGCAGGCTCAGGACAGGGAGAAGAAAGAGAAGAAAAATTTTTGGAATTTGTAAACACGGGCGGGGCCGGGCCGAGCGGCGGCGGCGATGCCGCCCCCGAAAAACCCCTTGAAAATCCCTAAGTTCCCGGTATTATTGGGGGGATTCCCGATTCGTAGGTGAGGCCGCGCTCCGGGAGAGAAGACGATCTCTTCGCAGCAAGCCATCGCATCGGCTGAGCCACCGCGCTTTGGCCGCTATCAGCTGCTTTCCGAACTGGGGAAAGGCGGCATGGGCGTCGTTTATCGCGCGCTCGACCCCAAGATCGGCCGCGAAATCGCGCTCAAGACGATCCTCACCGGCGTCACCCCCCAGAGCGAGAATTACGCCGAGCTCCACAGGCGCCTGGAGCGCGAGGCCCGCGCGGCCGGCGCCCTGAACCACCCCAACATCGTCACTGTCTACGACGTGGGCGAGTGGGAAGGCGCTTTCTTCATCGCGATGGAGTTTGTCGACGGCACGCCGCTCGACCGCATCGTCAAGGGCGGCGACCCGCTGCCGCTCGAGAAGATCAACGACCTCATCAAGCAGATCGCCCGCGCCCTCGACTACGCCCACGCCAAGGGCGTCGTCCACCGGGACATCAAGCCCGCCAACCTGATCCTCGACGGGCATGGCCAGATCAAGGTCGCCGACTTTGGCGTGGCGCGCCTGCAGAGCGGATCGATCACCCAGGAAGGCGGGCGCGTGGGCTCTCCGTCCTACATGAGCCCCGAGCAGATCCAGGCCGAGGAGATCGACGGGCGCACGGACTTCTTCAGCCTGGGCGTGGTCTTCTACCAACTGCTCACCGGTCGCAAGCCCTTCCGGGGCAAGAACATTGCCGCGATCACCCACGCCATCTGCAACAAGGAACCCATTGCGCCGATCAAGTACAACACGCAGATCCCCCGGCGCATCAACCAGATCGTGCTGAGGCTGCTCGCCAAGGAACGCGAGGAGCGCTACCAGAACGGCGCCGAGCTCTGCAACGACCTGGATGCGCTCGACCAGATCGATCTCTCGTCAGTGACCCTGGACTACGGCGCCCCGCCGCCACGCGAGGACACCATGCGCGACCGCACGCCCACGCCGGCGCCGCGCAACGACATCCACACGCTCTTCCGCAACATCACCAGCGACGTGCGCGGTTTCTCCGTGGGGGACCCCACCGGCCCGCGTGGCCGCGTGGTGCGCCCGCGCCGCCAGCAGGAAGCCAGCAAGCTCTCCACCGGGTGGATCATTGCCCTGGGCGCCGCCGCAGTCGGGGTCGCCGGCCTCGCCTACCTGCTGCTCGGATAGGGGGCGCACTTGATCGCCCAGTGTCCGAGTTGCCGCGCGCGCATCCGCATTGAACTGCCCCAGGTCATCGAACAGAACCTGGTGCGCTGTTCGAAGTGCTGGTTCGTCTTTCTCGTCTCCGGCGAAGAGCTGCGCAAGGTGCTCGACGGCGCGCGCCGCTCTCCGGCGCTCACCCGACCGGCCGAGACCTACCGCTCTGAGGACTCGGTGCCGCCGGGTCTCGAGGATCTCTCCCAGCAGTTCGCCGAGTGGGAAAAGCACGTCCTGAAAAACGGCGGCGGCGAGGGACCCGACCTCTCCGACGTGAGCCTCTCCCAGCAGTTCGACTGGACCGGTTTCGACGACCGGGGCGAATCGCCCGACTCCACCGGCGACAACGCGATCGGCGAGGGCACCATTCTCTCGAGCTTCGAGACGCGCGGCGCTGCAGAGGCCGGCGGCGAGGACGTGCTCTGCACGCTCTCGGTCGTCGAAGGGCCGCAGGCCGGACTCTCGTTCCCGATTCACGACGAGTCGGTGGTCATCGGGCGCGACAGCGCCGACTGCGTCGTGCCCGACCGGGAAATCTCGCGCCAGCACGTGCGCATCCGGCTCTCCAGCCACAAGGGCGCGCCGCGTTTCGAGATCGAGGATCTGGGCTCGACCAACGGTACCATTGTGAACGGCACGCGCATCGAGTTCTCGCCCCTGGAGAACTGCGACGAGATCGTGATCGGTTCCTCGAAGCTGATCTTCTTCGTGGGCAAACCCGTCGTGGTGACCCCGCGCCCGGCCATCGATCAAAAAGCGCTGCGCGAGATGAACGCCTATTCTGCCGCCACCGCCGATGTCGACGGCGATGCCA
This region includes:
- a CDS encoding serine/threonine protein kinase, with translation MGVVYRALDPKIGREIALKTILTGVTPQSENYAELHRRLEREARAAGALNHPNIVTVYDVGEWEGAFFIAMEFVDGTPLDRIVKGGDPLPLEKINDLIKQIARALDYAHAKGVVHRDIKPANLILDGHGQIKVADFGVARLQSGSITQEGGRVGSPSYMSPEQIQAEEIDGRTDFFSLGVVFYQLLTGRKPFRGKNIAAITHAICNKEPIAPIKYNTQIPRRINQIVLRLLAKEREERYQNGAELCNDLDALDQIDLSSVTLDYGAPPPREDTMRDRTPTPAPRNDIHTLFRNITSDVRGFSVGDPTGPRGRVVRPRRQQEASKLSTGWIIALGAAAVGVAGLAYLLLG
- a CDS encoding FHA domain-containing protein; translation: MIAQCPSCRARIRIELPQVIEQNLVRCSKCWFVFLVSGEELRKVLDGARRSPALTRPAETYRSEDSVPPGLEDLSQQFAEWEKHVLKNGGGEGPDLSDVSLSQQFDWTGFDDRGESPDSTGDNAIGEGTILSSFETRGAAEAGGEDVLCTLSVVEGPQAGLSFPIHDESVVIGRDSADCVVPDREISRQHVRIRLSSHKGAPRFEIEDLGSTNGTIVNGTRIEFSPLENCDEIVIGSSKLIFFVGKPVVVTPRPAIDQKALREMNAYSAATADVDGDATGTRGEGNPFLPSAALKRVRAWLEVTEGADQGKVLDLIKGATVIGREQADVIIDDPLISRKHALVEVLSGDQIYLKDLASKNGTVVNGILVKVARLQAGDMIQMGDTRLCFGTEMLG